A genomic stretch from Streptomyces venezuelae ATCC 10712 includes:
- a CDS encoding DsbA family protein, which yields MSKNPPKPASKAPSKRAPKSASKAKPLAVVSGVAVAAVLLGVVSYTATRPASPGAAGSGSVAEVSADPSAGVYAELEAYARRDAADKLALGRADAPVVLIEYADFKCGYCGKFARDTEPVLVKKYVDSGVLRIEWRNFPIFGEESEAVARASWAAGQQGRFWEFHKAAYAEGAKEKGFGKDRLAALAKEAGVPDAARFAKDSEGAPARAAVSADQEQGYSLGATSTPSFLINGRPIAGAQPLETFTETIEAAAKAAKAKPSKPSEPRKSSPPAGAGEKPGAGQ from the coding sequence ATGTCCAAGAACCCGCCCAAGCCCGCCTCCAAGGCCCCGTCCAAGCGCGCGCCGAAGTCCGCGTCCAAGGCGAAGCCGCTCGCCGTCGTCTCCGGGGTGGCCGTCGCCGCCGTCCTGCTCGGCGTCGTCTCGTACACCGCCACCCGGCCCGCCTCCCCCGGCGCCGCCGGCTCCGGCTCCGTCGCCGAGGTCTCGGCCGACCCGTCCGCGGGCGTCTACGCCGAACTGGAGGCGTACGCCCGCCGCGACGCCGCCGACAAGCTCGCCCTCGGCCGCGCCGACGCCCCCGTCGTCCTCATCGAGTACGCCGACTTCAAGTGCGGCTACTGCGGGAAGTTCGCCCGGGACACCGAGCCCGTCCTGGTGAAGAAGTACGTCGACAGCGGCGTCCTGCGCATCGAGTGGCGGAACTTCCCGATCTTCGGCGAGGAGTCCGAGGCCGTCGCCCGGGCCTCCTGGGCGGCCGGGCAGCAGGGCCGGTTCTGGGAGTTCCACAAGGCGGCCTACGCGGAGGGCGCCAAGGAGAAGGGCTTCGGGAAGGACCGGCTCGCCGCCCTCGCGAAGGAGGCGGGCGTCCCCGACGCCGCCCGGTTCGCGAAGGACAGCGAGGGGGCGCCGGCCCGGGCGGCCGTGAGCGCGGACCAGGAGCAGGGGTACTCCCTCGGCGCGACCTCCACCCCCTCCTTCCTGATCAACGGCCGGCCGATCGCGGGCGCGCAGCCGCTGGAGACCTTCACGGAGACGATCGAGGCGGCCGCGAAGGCGGCGAAGGCGAAGCCGTCGAAGCCGTCCGAGCCGCGGAAGTCCTCCCCGCCGGCCGGGGCGGGCGAGAAGCCGGGCGCCGGACAGTGA
- a CDS encoding metallopeptidase family protein, whose amino-acid sequence MLEMTREEFEELVSEALDRIPPELTRLMDNVAVFVEDEPPSDDPELLGLYEGTPLTERGEWYAGVLPDRITIYRGPTLRMCESREDVVAETEITVVHEIAHHFGIDDERLHALGYG is encoded by the coding sequence GTGCTGGAGATGACGCGCGAGGAGTTCGAGGAGCTTGTCTCCGAAGCCCTGGACCGGATTCCGCCGGAGCTGACGCGGCTGATGGACAACGTCGCCGTGTTCGTGGAGGACGAGCCGCCCTCCGACGATCCCGAACTGCTCGGGCTCTACGAGGGGACGCCGCTGACCGAGCGGGGCGAGTGGTACGCCGGCGTGCTGCCCGACCGGATCACGATCTACCGGGGGCCGACGCTGCGGATGTGCGAGTCGCGCGAGGACGTGGTCGCGGAGACCGAGATCACCGTGGTGCACGAGATCGCCCACCACTTCGGCATCGACGACGAGCGGCTGCACGCGCTGGGCTACGGCTGA
- a CDS encoding cytochrome c biogenesis CcdA family protein, with protein MTSGIGYFAAFLGGLLALLSPCSALLLPAFFAYSIDTRAKLVARTGILYAGLATTLVPLGAAGSFAGRLFYGHRDLLVTVGGWLIIGLGVLQILGLGFASRRIAEASGRIRPTSALSVYALGLVYGLAGFCAGPILGSVLTVAALSGSPAYGGLLLAVYALGMAVPLFVLALLWERYDLGRRSWLRGRPLRLGRLTLHSTSLVSGLFFVALGTMFLVFDGTTALPGLLSVDDSFAVEQRVASLGRAVPDWALLVAVVAVVALVLVVRARRGSRTGEREEV; from the coding sequence GTGACCTCCGGCATCGGCTACTTCGCCGCCTTCCTCGGCGGGCTGCTCGCCCTGCTCAGCCCGTGCAGCGCCCTGCTCCTGCCGGCCTTCTTCGCGTACTCGATCGACACGCGCGCGAAGCTGGTGGCCAGGACCGGCATCCTCTACGCGGGCCTGGCGACCACCCTGGTGCCGCTCGGTGCGGCCGGCTCCTTCGCGGGCCGCCTCTTCTACGGCCACCGGGACCTGCTCGTCACCGTCGGCGGCTGGCTGATCATCGGGCTCGGGGTGCTCCAGATCCTCGGCCTGGGCTTCGCCTCCCGTCGGATCGCCGAGGCGAGCGGCCGGATCAGACCGACCTCGGCGCTCTCGGTGTACGCGCTCGGCCTGGTCTACGGCCTCGCGGGCTTCTGCGCGGGCCCGATCCTGGGCAGCGTCCTCACGGTCGCCGCGCTGAGCGGCAGCCCGGCGTACGGCGGGCTGCTCCTCGCCGTGTACGCGCTCGGCATGGCGGTCCCGCTGTTCGTGCTCGCGCTGCTCTGGGAGCGGTACGACCTGGGCCGGCGGTCCTGGCTGCGCGGCCGGCCGCTCCGGCTCGGCCGGCTCACCCTCCACTCGACCTCACTGGTCTCGGGGCTCTTCTTCGTGGCCCTCGGCACGATGTTCCTGGTCTTCGACGGGACGACGGCGCTGCCGGGCCTGCTGTCGGTGGACGACTCGTTCGCCGTGGAGCAGCGGGTGGCCTCGCTGGGCCGGGCGGTCCCGGACTGGGCGCTGCTCGTCGCGGTGGTGGCCGTGGTGGCTCTGGTGCTCGTGGTGCGGGCGCGGCGGGGGAGCCGTACGGGGGAACGCGAGGAGGTCTGA
- a CDS encoding FG-GAP-like repeat-containing protein — protein sequence MLARSSRGRARTAVVAATLIASVIGAAPAHAVPAAAPTALPAAVPPGDQLDITPHWRTQPRQVTVSAVSAGGFAHETEDSDPAFGGELFWTDFATGRTASLGYGSGTPAFAESGVGGRYAYVRSGAGSHALRDLATGTEEPLTIPRDASYRGLLGDTLLFQQYESEESTQTTTGYYLRRVGDPAGTKIPVTGFPEGAGLHMARLVAGDDTAAVIRFGRSATDPYDLTDLGLVDLRTGRMTVIDAPTSAGQSILVAPVALSADRIAWIDRDRRVHVRERSAPLGPERTYALPEGLSAARIGLVGDWVLAVGEAGGVDSALRRPLVALSPEGVPQTLLEKAEPEINQIAGGAGAAVVGGSSATDWSLLKAVPGKGGGAPALEKLRRVEPLATAVQSLALGAGRLSTLEQDGGLSRGFFAWDLPVAPLHTGAPEPAPVGSEERLEPTTPLFDSGDGRTVHLARGGSGLDVVGRRSAKEAARVSTGKTSGWLADASGRWAVFQGGRPTVAGVLVPGEETLVVDLDAAPGAPSVVKRQPQTAAALRGDTLFAGTATAGQVSRTDLVTGKDLGTVATGATCQATELQVTGRWLYWACAQFGRQGVLDLQTGTRIALPRGSSTGGLLGDGFVVDRDGGSYLRLTDFHTGTAAAPRTLVDSEPLPGVRREGWTVDRFGGAVAYRDAQDHVHVVWTGVPTSDLTTLAARTPATMRVQDGWRASWALSKPAAAWELQLFDPHSWEPVRSFAGGETRGRVDVVWDGRTAAGKPVPNGSYTWRLRANTADGKGADLLVAGSVSVSGGRPVWRDLAGNDMQGELLALDTTGGVSMYRGDGFGGLSGRMTATGAKFATSTVLVPFGDVNADGCADVLARVGDQLRAYRPGCGKVVTASSPYTLLGSGWGQYDVLTSPGDANGDGFIDLIVRQTTTGDMYFYAGTADHRLAPRVRIGVNWKLYKKIVGVGDLNRDGRGDLLGVDAAGVLWRYYGTATGGVTPRVRVGGGWGGYSALAGVGDISGDGCADLVARDTTGKLYGYPATCAGAYQSRVLIGSGGWNTFKALF from the coding sequence TTGTTGGCACGCTCATCGCGCGGGCGCGCGCGTACGGCCGTCGTCGCCGCCACGCTCATCGCCTCGGTGATCGGCGCGGCGCCGGCCCACGCCGTACCGGCCGCCGCGCCGACGGCGCTGCCGGCCGCCGTACCGCCCGGCGACCAGCTCGACATCACGCCCCACTGGCGGACCCAGCCCCGGCAGGTGACGGTCTCCGCCGTCTCCGCCGGCGGTTTCGCGCACGAGACCGAGGACTCCGACCCGGCCTTCGGCGGCGAACTCTTCTGGACCGACTTCGCGACCGGCCGGACCGCGTCCCTCGGGTACGGCTCCGGCACCCCGGCCTTCGCGGAGAGCGGCGTCGGCGGGCGGTACGCGTACGTCCGCTCCGGCGCCGGCAGCCACGCCCTGCGCGACCTCGCCACTGGTACCGAAGAGCCGCTGACCATCCCGCGCGACGCGAGCTACCGGGGTCTGCTCGGCGACACCCTGCTCTTCCAGCAGTACGAGTCCGAGGAGTCGACGCAGACGACCACCGGCTACTACCTGCGGCGCGTCGGGGACCCCGCGGGCACGAAGATCCCCGTGACCGGCTTCCCCGAGGGCGCCGGCCTCCACATGGCGCGGCTCGTCGCGGGCGACGACACCGCCGCCGTGATCCGCTTCGGCCGGTCCGCCACCGACCCGTACGACCTCACCGACCTCGGCCTCGTCGACCTGCGGACCGGGCGGATGACGGTGATCGACGCGCCCACCTCCGCCGGGCAGAGCATCCTCGTCGCGCCGGTCGCCCTGAGCGCCGACCGGATCGCGTGGATCGACCGCGACCGTCGGGTGCACGTCCGCGAGCGGTCCGCGCCCCTCGGCCCCGAGCGGACGTACGCACTGCCCGAGGGCCTGAGCGCCGCCCGCATCGGCCTGGTCGGCGACTGGGTCCTCGCCGTCGGCGAGGCCGGCGGCGTCGACTCCGCCCTGCGGCGGCCGCTGGTCGCGCTCTCCCCCGAGGGCGTCCCGCAGACGCTCCTGGAGAAGGCGGAACCGGAGATCAACCAGATCGCCGGCGGGGCCGGCGCGGCCGTCGTCGGCGGCTCGTCCGCCACCGACTGGTCCCTGCTGAAGGCCGTCCCGGGGAAGGGCGGCGGCGCGCCGGCGCTGGAGAAGCTGCGCCGGGTCGAGCCGTTGGCGACGGCGGTGCAGTCGCTCGCCCTCGGCGCGGGCCGCCTCTCCACCCTGGAGCAGGACGGCGGGCTGAGCCGGGGGTTCTTCGCGTGGGACCTGCCGGTCGCCCCGCTGCACACCGGCGCGCCGGAGCCCGCGCCGGTCGGCTCCGAGGAGCGGCTGGAGCCCACGACCCCGCTGTTCGACTCCGGTGACGGCCGCACGGTCCACCTGGCCCGCGGCGGCTCCGGTCTCGACGTGGTCGGGCGGCGCTCCGCGAAGGAGGCAGCCAGGGTCTCCACGGGCAAGACCAGCGGATGGCTCGCCGACGCCTCCGGCCGCTGGGCGGTCTTCCAGGGCGGGCGGCCGACCGTCGCCGGCGTCCTCGTCCCCGGCGAGGAGACCCTCGTCGTCGACCTGGACGCCGCCCCCGGAGCACCGTCCGTCGTGAAGCGGCAGCCGCAGACGGCGGCCGCCCTGCGGGGCGACACGCTGTTCGCCGGCACCGCGACGGCCGGCCAGGTGTCCCGGACGGACCTGGTCACGGGCAAGGACCTCGGCACGGTCGCGACCGGCGCCACCTGCCAGGCGACGGAGCTTCAGGTGACGGGCCGCTGGCTGTACTGGGCCTGCGCCCAGTTCGGCCGGCAGGGCGTCCTGGACCTCCAGACGGGCACGAGGATCGCCCTGCCCAGGGGCTCGTCCACCGGCGGCCTGCTCGGCGACGGCTTCGTCGTGGACCGGGACGGCGGCTCGTACCTGCGGCTGACCGACTTCCACACGGGGACGGCCGCCGCGCCGCGCACGCTCGTGGACTCCGAGCCCCTGCCGGGCGTCCGCCGCGAGGGCTGGACCGTGGACCGCTTCGGCGGGGCCGTCGCCTACCGGGACGCCCAGGACCACGTCCACGTCGTGTGGACCGGCGTCCCCACCTCCGACCTCACCACCCTCGCGGCGCGGACCCCCGCGACCATGCGGGTGCAGGACGGCTGGCGGGCGTCCTGGGCGCTCTCCAAGCCCGCGGCGGCCTGGGAGCTCCAGCTGTTCGACCCGCACAGCTGGGAGCCGGTGCGTTCCTTCGCGGGCGGGGAGACCCGCGGCCGCGTCGACGTCGTCTGGGACGGCCGGACGGCGGCGGGCAAGCCCGTGCCCAATGGCTCGTACACCTGGCGGCTGCGGGCGAACACGGCCGACGGGAAGGGCGCCGACCTGCTCGTCGCCGGCTCGGTCTCGGTCTCCGGCGGCAGGCCGGTCTGGCGGGACCTGGCGGGCAACGACATGCAGGGCGAGCTGCTGGCCCTGGACACCACGGGCGGCGTCTCGATGTACCGGGGCGACGGCTTCGGCGGTCTGTCGGGGCGGATGACGGCCACCGGCGCGAAGTTCGCGACCAGCACCGTCCTGGTGCCGTTCGGTGACGTGAACGCCGACGGCTGCGCGGACGTCCTGGCCCGGGTCGGCGACCAGCTGCGGGCCTACCGGCCGGGGTGCGGCAAGGTGGTGACGGCCTCGTCGCCGTACACCCTCCTGGGCTCCGGCTGGGGCCAGTACGACGTGCTGACGTCCCCGGGCGACGCGAACGGCGACGGCTTCATCGACCTGATCGTGCGCCAGACCACCACCGGTGACATGTACTTCTACGCGGGCACGGCCGACCACCGGCTCGCGCCCCGGGTGCGGATCGGCGTCAACTGGAAGCTGTACAAGAAGATCGTCGGCGTCGGAGACCTCAACCGCGACGGGCGGGGCGACCTGCTCGGCGTGGACGCGGCCGGCGTGCTGTGGCGCTACTACGGCACGGCGACCGGCGGCGTGACGCCGCGCGTCAGGGTCGGCGGCGGCTGGGGCGGCTACTCCGCCCTCGCCGGCGTCGGTGACATCTCCGGCGACGGCTGCGCGGACCTCGTCGCCCGCGACACCACCGGCAAGCTCTACGGCTACCCGGCCACCTGCGCCGGCGCCTACCAGAGCCGCGTCCTGATCGGCTCGGGCGGCTGGAACACCTTCAAGGCCCTGTTCTGA
- a CDS encoding DEAD/DEAH box helicase, translating into MSIFSSDHAVMPENDEIVEAVAATETVETAVIEADDIIDAVDTDADSAEEPAEPTITFGDLGLPEGVVRKLAQNGVTTPFPIQAATIPDALAGKDILGRGRTGSGKTLSFGLPLLATLAGGHTDKKKPRGVILTPTRELAMQVADALQPYGDVLGLKMKVVCGGTSMGNQIYALERGVDILVATPGRLRDIINRGACSLENVQIAVLDEADQMADLGFLPEVTELLDQVPVGGQRLLFSATLENEIDSLVKRYLVDPVTHEVDPSAGAVTTMTHHVLVVKPKDKAPVTAAIAARKGRTIIFVRTQLGADRIAEQLRDAGVKADALHGGMTQGARTRTLADFKDGYVNALVATDVAARGIHVDGIDLVLNVDPAGDHKDYLHRSGRTARAGRSGVVVSLALPHQRRQIFRLMEDAGVDASRHIVGGAGAFDPEVAEITGARSLTEVQADSANNAAKQAEREVVDLTKQLERLQRRAVELREEADRLVARAARERGEDPEAAVAEVTEAAEAEVAAAAVEAERAARAEEQRREERPARDERGNYERRDRGGFNRDDRGDRGDRGGFRGGDRGGDRGGFRRDDRPSGGFRRDDRPSGGFNRDDRGGRSFERRDNDRPSGGFRRDDRPSGGFNRDDRGGRSFERRDNDRPSGGFRRDDRPSGGFNRDDRGGRSFERRDNDRPSGGFRRDDRPSGGFNRDDRGGRSFDRRDDRPSGGHRGSDRPFNRDRRDDRPSGGFRPGGGDRPYGRRDDHRGTGTGSAGGFARRDDKPRWKRNG; encoded by the coding sequence ATGTCCATTTTCAGTTCTGACCACGCCGTCATGCCCGAGAACGACGAGATCGTCGAGGCCGTAGCGGCCACCGAGACCGTCGAGACGGCCGTGATCGAGGCCGACGACATCATCGACGCCGTCGACACCGACGCCGACTCCGCCGAGGAGCCGGCCGAGCCCACCATCACCTTCGGCGACCTCGGTCTGCCGGAGGGCGTCGTGCGCAAGCTCGCGCAGAACGGCGTCACCACCCCCTTCCCGATCCAGGCCGCGACCATCCCGGACGCCCTGGCCGGCAAGGACATCCTGGGCCGTGGCCGTACCGGCTCCGGCAAGACCCTCTCCTTCGGTCTCCCGCTGCTCGCCACCCTGGCCGGCGGTCACACCGACAAGAAGAAGCCCCGCGGCGTCATCCTCACCCCGACCCGCGAGCTCGCGATGCAGGTCGCGGACGCCCTCCAGCCGTACGGCGACGTGCTCGGCCTCAAGATGAAGGTCGTCTGCGGCGGTACGTCCATGGGCAACCAGATCTACGCCCTCGAGCGCGGCGTCGACATCCTCGTCGCCACCCCGGGCCGACTGCGCGACATCATCAACCGCGGCGCCTGCTCCCTGGAGAACGTCCAGATCGCCGTCCTCGACGAGGCCGACCAGATGGCCGACCTGGGCTTCCTGCCCGAGGTCACCGAGCTGCTCGACCAGGTTCCGGTCGGCGGCCAGCGCCTCCTCTTCTCCGCCACCCTGGAGAACGAGATCGACAGCCTGGTCAAGCGCTACCTGGTGGACCCGGTCACGCACGAGGTCGACCCGTCCGCCGGTGCCGTCACCACCATGACCCACCACGTCCTCGTCGTGAAGCCGAAGGACAAGGCGCCGGTCACCGCCGCCATCGCCGCCCGCAAGGGCCGCACCATCATCTTCGTCCGCACCCAGCTGGGCGCCGACCGCATCGCGGAGCAGCTGCGCGACGCCGGTGTGAAGGCCGACGCGCTGCACGGCGGCATGACCCAGGGCGCCCGTACGCGCACCCTCGCCGACTTCAAGGACGGCTACGTCAACGCGCTCGTCGCGACCGACGTCGCCGCCCGAGGCATCCACGTCGACGGCATCGACCTGGTGCTCAACGTGGACCCGGCCGGCGACCACAAGGACTACCTGCACCGCTCGGGCCGCACCGCCCGCGCCGGCCGCTCCGGTGTCGTGGTCTCCCTGGCCCTGCCGCACCAGCGCCGCCAGATCTTCCGGCTGATGGAGGACGCGGGCGTCGACGCCTCGCGCCACATCGTCGGCGGCGCCGGCGCGTTCGACCCCGAGGTCGCCGAGATCACCGGCGCCCGTTCGCTGACCGAGGTCCAGGCCGACTCGGCGAACAACGCGGCCAAGCAGGCCGAGCGCGAGGTCGTCGACCTGACCAAGCAGCTGGAGCGCCTCCAGCGCCGCGCGGTCGAGCTCCGCGAGGAGGCCGACCGTCTGGTGGCCCGCGCCGCCCGTGAGCGCGGCGAGGACCCCGAGGCCGCCGTCGCCGAGGTGACCGAGGCCGCCGAGGCCGAGGTCGCGGCCGCAGCCGTCGAGGCCGAGCGTGCCGCCCGCGCCGAGGAGCAGCGCCGCGAGGAGCGCCCGGCCCGTGACGAGCGCGGCAACTACGAGCGCCGTGACCGTGGCGGCTTCAACCGCGACGACCGCGGCGACCGTGGCGACCGTGGTGGGTTCCGTGGTGGCGACCGCGGCGGTGACCGTGGCGGCTTCCGCCGCGACGACCGTCCGTCCGGTGGTTTCCGTCGCGATGACCGTCCGTCGGGTGGCTTCAACCGTGACGACCGTGGTGGCCGTTCTTTCGAGCGTCGTGACAACGACCGTCCGTCCGGTGGTTTCCGTCGCGATGACCGTCCTTCGGGTGGCTTCAACCGTGACGACCGTGGTGGCCGTTCTTTCGAGCGTCGTGACAACGACCGTCCGTCCGGTGGTTTCCGTCGTGACGACCGTCCTTCGGGTGGCTTCAACCGTGACGACCGTGGCGGCCGTTCTTTCGAGCGTCGTGACAACGACCGTCCGTCCGGTGGTTTCCGTCGTGACGACCGTCCTTCGGGTGGCTTCAACCGTGACGACCGCGGTGGCCGTTCCTTCGACCGCCGTGACGACCGCCCCTCCGGCGGCCACCGCGGCAGCGACCGCCCGTTCAACCGTGACCGTCGCGACGACCGCCCCTCCGGCGGCTTCCGCCCGGGCGGCGGCGACCGCCCCTACGGCCGTCGTGACGACCACCGCGGCACCGGCACCGGCTCGGCCGGCGGCTTCGCCCGCCGCGACGACAAGCCGCGCTGGAAGCGCAACGGCTGA
- a CDS encoding FG-GAP repeat domain-containing protein produces the protein MPRSALLRHSIAAVTAATLLAGVGPLAATATAAPATAAATAAAQIDPWAASVPLTDGTAIHSLVDLKTAKDGAIVALWHRSPVDHSKNDLVVAVRPAVSSAWGAPHVLAELPSQRSDANLTVSADGSVTAGWMEYPNDGGPENEKPGAVWRMSTLAAGGTTWSAASVIMTDPGWVHSGQLAGSPSGELVAVWQKFSEGKAGVWSSVRPAPGEAWSEPLRIDEPLADGGVNGSPELVYSDQGTATLAFVQGTGRTGEVKVSDRTAGGTWTTPVPVSKAGMYPTGLTLAIGRSGHAALAWATTDDPTSGSSTQVLAVRPAGSLTWGAEEPANGFRTGAWREVAVNGRGDVTLLGVAADEATGFGARTTTRSATGGWSALKTLSSGYVQDDQFDLTVGADDTFHAVWTQEKTLMTSSRVDGVWSAAPTRLSTHTSGYSLGKVTTDAADRPVAVWEQSSGDFTNELRAATTAPAPVKPLPKWRDHSGDGKGDLLALTPAGALTVRTGTGTGGLGTGATAAGWPATSTVVPFGDLSGDRCNDLLVRSSTGVLTRHDGGCGTAFAPGGPQRTLGGGWNSYNTLTAPGDLTGDGRTDLLARTPAGELWMYADDGAGTFKSRVRLGGGWQIFNSVVGVGDLNGDKAGDLLARDTTGVLWRYDGNGKGAFASRVRVGGGWQAYNALAGVGDLTGDGRADLVARDTTGVLWRYDGDGKGAFASRVKVGGGWQMYKTLS, from the coding sequence GTGCCTCGTAGCGCTCTTCTACGCCATTCCATCGCGGCCGTCACCGCCGCGACCCTGCTCGCGGGCGTCGGCCCACTGGCCGCGACGGCGACCGCCGCCCCGGCCACCGCGGCGGCGACCGCCGCCGCCCAGATCGACCCGTGGGCGGCGTCCGTACCGCTGACCGACGGCACGGCCATCCACAGCCTCGTGGACCTCAAGACGGCCAAGGACGGCGCGATCGTCGCGCTGTGGCACCGGAGTCCCGTGGACCACAGCAAGAACGACCTCGTCGTGGCGGTGCGTCCCGCGGTCAGCTCCGCCTGGGGCGCGCCGCACGTCCTCGCCGAGCTGCCCAGCCAGCGCTCCGACGCCAACCTCACCGTCTCGGCCGACGGGTCCGTCACGGCGGGCTGGATGGAGTACCCGAACGACGGGGGGCCGGAGAACGAGAAGCCCGGCGCCGTATGGCGCATGTCCACCCTCGCCGCCGGTGGCACCACGTGGTCCGCCGCGTCCGTCATCATGACCGACCCCGGCTGGGTCCACAGCGGGCAGCTGGCCGGCTCGCCCTCGGGCGAGCTCGTCGCGGTCTGGCAGAAGTTCTCGGAAGGGAAGGCCGGGGTGTGGTCCTCGGTCCGCCCCGCCCCGGGCGAGGCCTGGTCGGAGCCGCTGCGGATCGACGAGCCCCTGGCCGACGGAGGGGTCAACGGCTCGCCGGAGCTCGTCTACTCGGATCAGGGCACCGCCACCCTCGCCTTCGTCCAGGGCACCGGCAGGACCGGCGAGGTCAAGGTCAGCGACCGCACGGCCGGAGGCACGTGGACCACGCCGGTCCCCGTCTCCAAGGCCGGCATGTACCCCACCGGCCTCACCCTGGCCATCGGTCGGAGCGGCCACGCCGCGCTGGCCTGGGCCACGACGGACGACCCCACGTCCGGGTCGTCGACGCAGGTGCTCGCCGTACGCCCGGCCGGCAGCCTGACCTGGGGTGCCGAGGAGCCGGCCAACGGCTTCCGCACGGGGGCCTGGCGCGAGGTCGCCGTCAACGGGCGGGGTGACGTCACCCTGCTCGGCGTCGCCGCAGACGAGGCCACCGGCTTCGGCGCACGGACCACGACGCGGTCCGCCACCGGCGGCTGGTCCGCCCTGAAGACGCTCTCCTCCGGATACGTCCAGGACGACCAGTTCGATCTGACGGTCGGGGCCGACGACACCTTCCACGCGGTGTGGACGCAGGAGAAGACGTTGATGACGTCCTCGCGCGTCGACGGCGTCTGGTCCGCCGCTCCGACGCGGCTCTCCACCCACACCAGCGGCTACTCCCTCGGCAAGGTCACCACCGACGCCGCCGACCGGCCCGTCGCCGTGTGGGAGCAGTCCAGCGGCGACTTCACCAACGAGCTGCGGGCGGCCACCACCGCCCCCGCCCCCGTCAAGCCGCTCCCCAAGTGGCGGGACCACAGCGGTGACGGGAAGGGCGACCTGCTCGCGCTGACCCCGGCCGGCGCGCTGACCGTGCGGACGGGCACGGGCACCGGCGGACTCGGGACCGGGGCCACGGCGGCCGGCTGGCCGGCGACGTCGACGGTCGTCCCCTTCGGGGACCTGTCGGGCGACCGGTGCAACGACCTGCTGGTCCGCAGCTCCACCGGTGTGCTGACGCGGCACGACGGCGGCTGCGGCACGGCGTTCGCGCCGGGCGGCCCGCAGCGCACTCTCGGCGGGGGCTGGAACAGCTACAACACCCTGACCGCGCCGGGTGACCTGACCGGCGACGGCCGGACGGACCTGCTGGCGCGCACGCCGGCCGGCGAGCTGTGGATGTACGCCGACGACGGCGCGGGCACGTTCAAGTCCCGGGTGCGGCTCGGCGGTGGCTGGCAGATCTTCAACTCGGTCGTCGGCGTCGGTGATCTGAACGGCGACAAGGCCGGCGACCTGCTGGCCCGCGACACGACCGGTGTGCTGTGGCGGTACGACGGCAACGGCAAGGGCGCGTTCGCGTCCCGCGTCCGGGTCGGCGGCGGCTGGCAGGCCTACAACGCGCTCGCGGGCGTCGGTGACCTCACCGGCGACGGCAGGGCGGACCTGGTGGCCCGCGACACCACGGGTGTGCTGTGGCGGTACGACGGCGACGGCAAGGGCGCGTTCGCGTCCCGCGTGAAGGTCGGCGGCGGCTGGCAGATGTACAAGACGCTGTCGTGA